A window of the Acidimicrobiales bacterium genome harbors these coding sequences:
- the pyrC gene encoding dihydroorotase, which produces MTDPAASDDTLTEATTELIIPLPDDWHVHLRDDAMLASVVAYSARRYRFAMVMPNLRPPITSLDQARRYRAEILRHVPHDAPDFRPVLTFFASADLDVDELRAAHAEGLVKAVKFYPAGATTNADQAVGGLSSFHAIYDVLEDTGMRLLVHAESTRADVDVFDREAAFLHDELVPLVEQRPGLAITLEHVSTGAGIEFVDAYPQVAATVTPHHLSRDRGHLLADGLRPDLYCKPIINSPDDRAALVAAVTSGRSDLMLGTDSAPHPTTAKYGPKAAAGVFNAPYGIEVVAEVFYQAGALDRFAGFVSSNGCSIYGVEPPNHRVRLTRVADGEGLTDAPVDHLQTSTGDEVVFFGVEEAARWRHELLP; this is translated from the coding sequence ATGACCGATCCCGCAGCAAGCGACGACACCTTGACCGAAGCCACCACCGAGCTCATCATTCCGCTGCCCGACGACTGGCATGTGCATCTGCGCGACGACGCCATGCTGGCGTCGGTGGTGGCATACAGCGCCCGGCGGTACCGCTTTGCGATGGTGATGCCGAATCTCCGCCCACCGATCACGTCGCTGGATCAGGCTCGGCGCTATCGCGCCGAGATCTTGCGGCATGTGCCACACGATGCACCGGACTTCCGGCCCGTGCTCACGTTCTTCGCCTCTGCCGACCTCGACGTCGACGAGCTTCGCGCCGCTCACGCCGAGGGGTTGGTGAAGGCGGTCAAGTTCTATCCGGCGGGGGCGACCACCAACGCCGACCAGGCCGTCGGGGGGTTGTCATCGTTCCATGCGATCTACGACGTCCTCGAGGACACCGGTATGCGGCTCCTCGTGCACGCCGAATCGACCCGGGCCGATGTCGATGTCTTCGACCGAGAGGCGGCCTTTCTCCACGATGAGTTGGTGCCGTTGGTCGAGCAGCGGCCTGGACTCGCCATCACGCTCGAGCATGTCTCGACGGGAGCGGGGATCGAGTTCGTCGACGCCTATCCCCAGGTCGCCGCCACGGTCACTCCTCACCACCTGAGTCGCGACCGCGGACACCTGCTGGCCGATGGTCTGCGGCCCGACCTGTACTGCAAACCGATCATCAACTCACCCGATGATCGGGCGGCACTGGTCGCCGCCGTCACCAGCGGACGGAGCGATCTCATGCTCGGAACCGACTCGGCGCCCCACCCCACCACGGCGAAGTACGGGCCGAAGGCCGCTGCCGGTGTGTTCAACGCACCGTACGGCATCGAGGTGGTGGCAGAAGTCTTCTATCAGGCTGGTGCACTCGACCGGTTCGCCGGGTTCGTCTCGAGCAACGGCTGTTCCATCTACGGCGTCGAACCGCCGAATCACCGGGTTCGCCTCACCCGTGTCGCCGACGGCGAGGGCCTCACCGATGCGCCGGTCGACCACCTGCAGACGTCCACCGGCGACGAGGTCGTCTTCTTCGGCGTCGAAGAAGCCGCCCGCTGGCGCCACGAGCTCCTGCCGTAG
- a CDS encoding MDR family MFS transporter, with product MTITTSSPTGLTKEQLRWLMGGLMVGLFLSSTEQSVIATALPTLAGELGGANQIAWVVSAYLLTSTIVTPLYGKMSDLFGRRIVYQISITVFMLGSILCAIAQSMNQLVGARAIQGMGGGGLMSLAFVIVGDVVSPRQRGRYIGIFTGVFTISALTGPLWGGLLVDGPGWRWVFWAVVPISALALAVTNRGLRLPFATRRRPIDWIGIGLLVVASTGLILVPVWGGETYPWGSWQLLTTLAVGLAASAVFLMQEARAEEPIIPLRLFTDRTVVLVFGMGFILMGALLSVTTFLPLFLQVSTGASATKSGLMVTPQSVGVSLVAAVSGLLVSKSGRYKWAMVAGPIITIAAMYGLTRITPDTSALDLAPLLFALGMGLGLIFPNLTLAVQNAAPIEDLGIATSTSNFFRSMGGAFGAAVAGAFFTTRLTDELADRLGAERLDELGGVQELIRTPKIVHDFPEELRSAVVGAVSDSVAGMFLQAIPLMACVLAMALALREIPLRTSSAVGGQDDAPVVPDAGR from the coding sequence GTGACGATCACCACCAGCTCCCCCACCGGACTCACGAAGGAGCAGCTGCGGTGGTTGATGGGCGGGCTCATGGTCGGGCTGTTCCTGTCGTCGACCGAACAGAGCGTGATCGCCACCGCCCTGCCGACCCTCGCCGGTGAGCTCGGAGGTGCGAACCAGATCGCCTGGGTGGTGTCGGCCTACCTCCTCACCTCGACCATCGTCACCCCGCTCTACGGCAAGATGTCCGACCTGTTCGGACGGCGCATCGTCTACCAGATCTCGATCACCGTCTTCATGCTCGGGTCGATCCTGTGCGCAATCGCTCAGTCCATGAACCAACTCGTGGGGGCCCGAGCGATCCAGGGCATGGGCGGCGGTGGCCTGATGTCCCTGGCCTTCGTGATCGTCGGCGACGTCGTCTCACCTCGCCAGCGCGGCCGCTACATCGGGATCTTCACCGGCGTCTTCACCATCTCGGCCCTCACCGGTCCCCTGTGGGGTGGGTTGCTGGTCGATGGTCCGGGCTGGCGTTGGGTCTTCTGGGCCGTCGTGCCGATCTCGGCGCTTGCGCTCGCCGTCACCAATCGCGGCCTCCGCCTCCCCTTCGCCACCCGCCGGCGTCCGATCGACTGGATCGGTATCGGCCTGCTGGTCGTCGCGTCGACCGGACTCATCCTCGTCCCCGTGTGGGGCGGCGAAACCTATCCATGGGGGTCGTGGCAGCTGCTGACCACCCTGGCCGTCGGCCTCGCCGCGAGCGCCGTGTTCCTGATGCAGGAAGCCCGAGCCGAGGAACCGATCATTCCGCTTCGTCTGTTCACCGATCGGACCGTGGTCCTCGTCTTCGGGATGGGCTTCATCCTCATGGGCGCGCTGTTGTCGGTGACCACCTTCCTTCCGCTCTTCCTCCAGGTGTCGACCGGGGCATCGGCCACGAAGAGCGGACTGATGGTCACGCCTCAGTCGGTGGGTGTGAGTCTGGTTGCGGCCGTGAGCGGCCTGCTCGTGTCGAAGTCGGGCCGATACAAATGGGCCATGGTCGCCGGGCCGATCATCACCATCGCTGCGATGTACGGCCTCACGCGGATCACCCCCGACACCAGCGCGCTCGACCTCGCTCCCCTGCTCTTTGCTCTCGGCATGGGCCTTGGTTTGATCTTCCCCAACCTCACCCTCGCCGTTCAGAACGCAGCCCCCATCGAGGATCTCGGTATCGCCACCTCGACGTCGAACTTCTTCCGCAGCATGGGCGGTGCCTTCGGTGCTGCCGTCGCCGGCGCCTTCTTCACCACACGCCTCACCGACGAGCTCGCGGATCGCCTCGGTGCCGAACGACTCGATGAACTTGGCGGGGTGCAGGAGCTGATCCGCACGCCAAAGATCGTTCATGACTTCCCCGAGGAACTCCGCAGCGCTGTGGTCGGTGCCGTCAGCGACTCGGTGGCCGGGATGTTCCTGCAAGCGATCCCGCTCATGGCGTGCGTGTTGGCCATGGCGCTCGCCCTGCGGGAGATTCCCCTTCGAACCTCATCGGCCGTCGGCGGCCAAGACGATGCTCCGGTGGTGCCCGATGCCGGCCGCTGA
- a CDS encoding proline racemase family protein, with product MRSCKTIHVISCHAEGEVGDVIVGGVAPPPGATLWEQSRHVADDDRLRRFVLNEPRGGVFRHVNLLVPPVDPRASHGFIIMEPEHTPPMSGSNSICVATVLLDSGIVEMTEPITTLVLEAPGGLVEVSAECRGGKAERITVTNVASFAGDLDAMLEVDGIGSIRVDTAFGGDSFVMVDAADLGFDLLPGEAGDLAAIGARITAAANEQLSFVHPTNADWRHFSFCQIAGPLTTDDTGDLTMRNTVVIDPGKLDRSPTGTGVSARMAVLRARGVMAVGARLRMRSVIDSAFVGQIAADTVLVDADGRRTDAIIPTITGRAWITGIHQHLLDPDDPWPLGYRLADTWPNRQHAPDTERDRP from the coding sequence GTGCGCTCGTGCAAGACGATCCATGTCATCAGCTGTCATGCCGAGGGTGAAGTGGGCGATGTGATCGTCGGCGGCGTGGCCCCACCGCCGGGCGCCACGCTCTGGGAGCAGTCGCGCCACGTCGCCGACGACGATCGGCTGCGTCGGTTCGTGCTGAACGAACCTCGTGGAGGCGTGTTTCGTCACGTCAACCTGCTGGTGCCGCCGGTCGACCCGCGGGCCTCGCACGGCTTCATCATCATGGAGCCCGAGCACACGCCACCCATGTCGGGTTCGAACTCGATCTGTGTCGCCACGGTGCTACTCGATTCCGGCATCGTCGAGATGACGGAGCCGATCACCACGCTGGTCCTCGAGGCACCCGGTGGGCTGGTGGAGGTCAGTGCCGAGTGCCGTGGTGGAAAGGCCGAGCGCATCACGGTCACCAATGTCGCGTCGTTTGCCGGCGATCTCGACGCCATGCTCGAGGTCGATGGCATCGGGTCGATCCGCGTCGACACCGCGTTCGGCGGCGACAGCTTCGTGATGGTCGACGCTGCGGATCTCGGCTTCGACCTGCTGCCGGGCGAGGCCGGCGACCTGGCGGCGATCGGTGCGCGGATCACGGCTGCCGCCAACGAACAGCTGTCGTTCGTGCACCCCACCAACGCCGACTGGCGACACTTCTCGTTCTGCCAGATCGCCGGTCCGCTGACGACCGACGACACCGGCGACCTCACCATGCGCAACACCGTGGTGATCGATCCCGGCAAGCTCGACCGATCGCCGACCGGCACCGGTGTGTCGGCCCGCATGGCCGTGCTGCGAGCCCGTGGCGTCATGGCGGTCGGCGCTCGACTGCGCATGCGATCGGTGATCGATTCGGCGTTCGTCGGCCAGATCGCCGCCGACACGGTGCTCGTCGACGCCGACGGCCGCCGGACCGACGCCATCATTCCCACCATCACCGGTCGAGCGTGGATCACGGGGATCCATCAGCATCTCCTCGACCCCGACGACCCCTGGCCGCTGGGCTACCGCCTGGCCGACACCTGGCCCAACCGCCAGCACGCTCCTGACACCGAACGAGATCGCCCATGA
- a CDS encoding RIO1 family regulatory kinase/ATPase — MSREPASHHHQPTWLVSEPFTDEDLGVLRTGKEAQINIIERRGHDGRTLLLAKKRYLPRSVASKGQLEAMGVQRASTFRHDVAYREGRQFRKSRDRRAVERMSAHGKQLLQARWTNHESDVMRVLWDAGVRVPYPVSFGDDEFIMEYVGDRRGAAPQLGRARLDDDDVQSAFEQLVDGLHRMVHAGFAHGDLSAFNLLWWNGELWFIDFPQAVDVAANPQGLNFLHRDVNNLCGWFERRGIEVDAEVLFSELLVEL, encoded by the coding sequence TTGTCTCGCGAACCAGCATCGCACCACCACCAGCCGACCTGGCTGGTGTCCGAACCATTCACCGACGAGGACCTCGGCGTCCTCCGTACCGGCAAAGAAGCCCAGATCAACATCATCGAGCGGCGGGGTCACGACGGCCGAACCTTGCTGCTCGCAAAGAAGCGATACCTGCCGCGCTCGGTCGCATCCAAGGGCCAACTCGAAGCCATGGGTGTGCAGCGGGCCTCGACCTTCCGGCACGACGTGGCCTACCGAGAGGGGCGCCAGTTCCGCAAGTCCCGAGACCGCCGAGCGGTCGAGCGGATGTCGGCCCATGGCAAACAGCTACTCCAGGCACGATGGACCAATCATGAGTCCGACGTGATGCGGGTGCTGTGGGACGCCGGCGTACGGGTGCCCTACCCGGTGTCGTTCGGCGACGACGAGTTCATCATGGAGTACGTCGGCGATCGCCGCGGGGCAGCACCCCAGCTCGGTCGTGCTCGGCTCGATGACGACGATGTGCAGTCGGCTTTCGAGCAGCTCGTCGATGGGCTCCACCGCATGGTGCACGCCGGTTTTGCCCACGGGGACCTCTCGGCGTTCAACCTGCTGTGGTGGAACGGCGAACTCTGGTTCATCGACTTCCCTCAGGCCGTCGACGTTGCCGCCAACCCGCAGGGGCTGAACTTCTTGCACCGTGATGTGAACAATCTCTGCGGCTGGTTCGAGCGACGAGGCATCGAGGTCGATGCCGAGGTGTTGTTCAGTGAGCTGCTCGTCGAGTTGTGA
- a CDS encoding phytanoyl-CoA dioxygenase family protein produces the protein MPAADHRLTTREMAQFVANGYLRFDAIVPPEINEAVLGELPAIEAAKLAAFGIGERSDSIALPHTLDPLSRCYVDRPGLGAYLRLPQIQGIISSLVGDDPIFDHDFVHHLPAGHANRQHLHADAISDTATPDFDIQLFYFPHEIAPGAGGTRFVPGSHLRRVPSSSTARYQQLVGEEFYAGPAGTVMVFHHGLWHAGQDNPSGQDRWMYKLRVGPDRPQQRLWNLADFEAMHNDASDHIFANSRTDSVAAILRSTPTWMGTDESRRELTERARLWRYLSDDDTFDVDYYLVRTERRAPGA, from the coding sequence ATGCCGGCCGCTGATCATCGCCTCACCACGAGGGAGATGGCGCAGTTCGTCGCCAACGGCTACCTCCGGTTCGACGCGATCGTTCCGCCTGAGATCAACGAGGCGGTACTCGGCGAGCTCCCCGCCATCGAGGCCGCCAAGCTCGCAGCGTTCGGGATCGGCGAACGAAGTGACAGCATCGCCCTGCCCCACACGCTCGACCCGCTGTCTCGCTGCTATGTCGATCGTCCTGGCCTCGGCGCCTACCTGCGCCTCCCCCAGATCCAGGGCATCATCTCGTCGCTGGTGGGAGACGATCCGATCTTCGACCACGACTTCGTGCACCATCTCCCTGCCGGACACGCCAACCGCCAGCATCTCCACGCCGACGCCATCAGCGACACGGCCACCCCGGACTTCGACATCCAGCTCTTCTACTTTCCTCACGAGATCGCTCCGGGAGCAGGTGGCACCCGGTTCGTCCCGGGTTCGCACCTACGCCGCGTGCCGTCGTCGAGCACCGCCCGCTACCAGCAATTGGTCGGCGAGGAGTTCTACGCCGGACCCGCGGGCACGGTGATGGTCTTCCATCACGGCTTGTGGCACGCAGGCCAGGACAACCCGAGCGGCCAGGATCGCTGGATGTACAAGCTTCGCGTCGGCCCCGACCGTCCCCAGCAGCGGCTGTGGAATCTGGCCGACTTCGAGGCGATGCACAACGACGCCAGCGACCACATCTTCGCCAACAGCCGCACCGACTCGGTCGCCGCCATCCTCCGCTCCACGCCAACCTGGATGGGGACCGACGAGTCACGGCGGGAGCTCACCGAGCGGGCGCGCCTGTGGCGCTACCTCTCCGACGACGACACCTTCGACGTCGACTACTACCTGGTGCGTACCGAGCGGCGAGCCCCCGGAGCCTGA
- a CDS encoding DMT family transporter: MTDTVTSASVADESTTQGLLGAALAVTAWGAASIIPKAMDMGGMAIAVYRFALYFAVLVGWMAYRKAPFSVTAIRRSVLGGIALGLDIALFFSAVKLTTVVNATIIGSLQPILVGVVGVRFFGEKIKAIDAVWSLVALAGVTAVVLSSSSTAESSVTGDLLAIGALFSWSAYFIASKQSKGSITPTEFTAGTAFWAFVINLPLAIAFGQDLGRPSNGDLVKVVILAVVAGVIGHSLMNWSLVRIPLWIGSTFTLLIPVASSLLAWAFLDESLSWGQGIGMAVVIGSLAAIVVGQHRRKIDQLEVAVP; the protein is encoded by the coding sequence ATGACCGACACCGTCACCTCCGCCTCCGTCGCCGACGAGAGCACCACGCAGGGCTTGCTCGGTGCCGCGCTGGCGGTCACCGCCTGGGGCGCCGCGTCGATCATCCCGAAGGCGATGGACATGGGAGGCATGGCGATTGCGGTGTACCGCTTCGCCCTCTATTTCGCCGTTCTCGTCGGCTGGATGGCGTACCGAAAGGCGCCGTTCAGCGTCACCGCCATCCGGCGCTCGGTGCTCGGTGGCATCGCCTTGGGGCTCGACATTGCGCTGTTCTTCTCGGCCGTCAAGCTCACAACCGTGGTCAACGCCACGATCATCGGGTCGTTGCAGCCGATTCTCGTCGGCGTGGTGGGTGTTCGGTTCTTCGGCGAGAAGATCAAGGCGATCGACGCCGTGTGGTCGCTCGTTGCGTTGGCCGGCGTCACCGCCGTGGTGCTGTCGTCCTCCAGCACTGCGGAGTCGAGCGTCACCGGTGATCTGCTGGCCATCGGCGCTCTGTTCTCATGGAGCGCCTACTTCATTGCGTCCAAGCAGTCGAAGGGATCGATCACACCCACCGAGTTCACCGCCGGCACGGCGTTCTGGGCGTTCGTCATCAACCTGCCGCTGGCCATCGCGTTCGGCCAGGACCTCGGCCGTCCGTCGAATGGCGATCTGGTCAAGGTGGTGATCCTCGCCGTCGTCGCCGGGGTGATCGGCCACAGCCTGATGAACTGGTCGCTGGTCCGCATTCCGTTGTGGATCGGCTCAACCTTCACGCTGCTCATCCCGGTGGCCTCGTCGCTGTTGGCGTGGGCCTTCCTCGACGAGTCGCTCAGCTGGGGCCAGGGCATCGGCATGGCGGTCGTGATCGGTTCGCTGGCGGCCATCGTGGTGGGACAACACCGCCGCAAGATCGACCAGCTCGAGGTAGCGGTGCCGTGA
- a CDS encoding methyl-accepting chemotaxis protein, with protein MQWNVPKALASLGGISVALVVGVGAFGAANIKDATSLDRYREATVSAGVTDMMHDAIRSDVLDGLLTADTEAALANVDEHKSTMLGELDAIEVSLADSPEVQQYVSNTRPVLEEYVAAASATIEAVVTGPGTVDARLSVFTKQFEALETELAGLSEAVVVAGQVAEADNHAATESTRQLLIVATLIAAAVMAGAAALIARSIRRPLVRFGSDVAASATQIQASGTALRDVVGSNSANAEESRMSATEVDENIQAIAFATSELTASITEISRATMDATSVAGSAVNTVSETVENIHRLGASTAEIATVLDLITSIAEQTNLLALNATIEAARAGDAGKGFAVVANEVKQLATATSEATTTITDRISRIQNDAEVAAGQVEDVRTIIGQISDAQTSISAAIEEQNVTTAEIASRASVAAAGASEISHRIDDVANGAHENLEQVSSTIQAADLLGGVARQLAALVGSR; from the coding sequence ATGCAGTGGAACGTACCGAAAGCGCTTGCGAGCCTCGGTGGCATCAGCGTGGCGCTCGTCGTCGGCGTCGGCGCCTTCGGAGCCGCCAACATCAAGGACGCCACCTCGCTCGACCGCTATCGCGAGGCGACCGTCTCGGCCGGTGTCACCGACATGATGCACGACGCCATTCGTTCCGACGTGCTGGACGGACTCCTCACCGCAGACACCGAGGCGGCGCTGGCCAACGTCGATGAGCACAAGTCGACGATGCTCGGCGAACTCGACGCCATCGAGGTATCACTGGCCGACAGCCCCGAGGTCCAGCAGTACGTGAGCAACACCCGTCCCGTGCTCGAGGAGTACGTGGCCGCGGCGTCGGCCACGATCGAGGCCGTCGTCACCGGCCCCGGCACGGTCGATGCCCGCCTGTCGGTCTTCACCAAGCAGTTCGAGGCACTGGAAACCGAGCTCGCCGGCCTGTCGGAGGCCGTCGTCGTTGCCGGCCAGGTTGCCGAAGCCGACAATCATGCCGCCACGGAGAGCACTCGCCAGCTGTTGATCGTCGCCACGCTGATCGCGGCCGCCGTGATGGCGGGCGCGGCCGCGCTGATCGCTCGCTCGATCCGGCGGCCGCTCGTCCGCTTCGGATCCGACGTGGCCGCCTCGGCCACGCAGATCCAGGCCAGCGGGACCGCACTCCGTGACGTCGTTGGCAGCAACTCGGCCAACGCCGAGGAGAGCCGGATGTCGGCCACCGAAGTCGATGAGAACATCCAGGCCATTGCCTTCGCCACCAGCGAGTTGACGGCGTCGATCACCGAGATCTCCCGGGCAACAATGGATGCGACGTCGGTCGCCGGCAGCGCCGTGAACACCGTCAGCGAGACGGTCGAGAACATCCACCGGCTGGGCGCCTCGACGGCGGAGATCGCCACCGTGCTCGACCTCATCACCAGCATCGCCGAACAGACGAACCTGCTGGCGCTCAACGCGACCATCGAGGCCGCTCGCGCCGGCGACGCAGGCAAAGGCTTCGCCGTGGTCGCCAACGAGGTCAAGCAGCTCGCGACCGCCACCTCAGAGGCCACCACGACCATCACCGACCGTATCTCCCGCATCCAGAACGATGCCGAGGTGGCCGCTGGTCAAGTCGAGGATGTGCGCACGATCATCGGTCAGATCAGCGACGCCCAGACGTCGATCTCGGCCGCGATCGAGGAACAGAACGTGACCACGGCGGAGATTGCCAGCCGAGCCTCGGTGGCCGCCGCCGGAGCGAGCGAGATCAGTCATCGCATCGATGATGTGGCGAACGGCGCGCACGAGAACCTCGAACAGGTCAGCAGCACGATCCAGGCTGCCGACCTGCTCGGCGGTGTGGCCCGCCAATTGGCCGCCCTCGTCGGCTCGCGCTGA
- a CDS encoding SDR family oxidoreductase → MSQPESGARLCEGRVAIVTGAGRGIGREHALMLAHHGAKVVVNDLGGEFDGTGADQTPAQQVVAEIEAMGGQAVANGDDVSDWEGAQRMINMAVENFGGLDVLVNNAGILRDRMLVNMTEAEWDAVIKVHLKGTFAPARWAAAYWRERAKAGETNDARIINTTSVSGIYGNPGQTNYGAAKMGIAGFTIIAAQELARYGITVNAISPGALTRLTEPLRTEPITDEQREARSPMWIAPICTWLASSQSANVTGRVFQVAGQEIAIAESFHKGPRATNVDDPLQMREVVADLMARANLNADMQGEYAEGPGRPGKTI, encoded by the coding sequence ATGTCGCAGCCGGAGAGCGGAGCACGTTTGTGTGAAGGGCGGGTCGCCATCGTCACCGGCGCTGGCCGAGGGATCGGACGCGAGCACGCGTTGATGCTCGCCCACCACGGGGCCAAGGTGGTGGTGAACGACCTCGGCGGCGAGTTCGACGGCACGGGTGCCGATCAGACTCCAGCGCAGCAAGTGGTCGCCGAGATCGAGGCGATGGGTGGTCAGGCGGTGGCCAACGGTGACGACGTGTCCGATTGGGAAGGCGCCCAACGGATGATCAACATGGCGGTCGAGAACTTCGGCGGGCTCGACGTCCTGGTCAACAATGCCGGCATCCTGCGTGACCGGATGCTGGTCAACATGACCGAAGCCGAGTGGGACGCCGTGATCAAGGTGCATCTCAAGGGCACCTTTGCCCCGGCTCGCTGGGCTGCGGCCTATTGGCGGGAACGGGCCAAGGCCGGCGAGACCAACGACGCTCGCATCATCAACACCACGTCGGTGTCGGGCATCTACGGCAACCCGGGCCAGACCAACTACGGCGCCGCCAAGATGGGCATTGCCGGCTTCACGATCATCGCCGCGCAGGAGCTGGCCCGCTACGGCATCACGGTCAACGCCATCTCCCCGGGAGCCCTGACCCGACTGACCGAGCCGTTGCGCACCGAGCCCATCACCGACGAACAGCGCGAGGCTCGTTCACCGATGTGGATCGCGCCCATTTGCACGTGGCTTGCCAGCTCACAATCGGCGAACGTCACCGGTCGGGTCTTCCAGGTCGCTGGTCAGGAGATTGCGATCGCCGAGTCGTTCCACAAGGGTCCTCGGGCCACCAATGTCGACGATCCGCTACAGATGCGTGAGGTGGTCGCCGACTTGATGGCGCGAGCGAACCTCAACGCCGACATGCAGGGGGAGTACGCCGAGGGTCCCGGTCGTCCGGGCAAGACCATCTGA
- a CDS encoding SulP family inorganic anion transporter, whose product MMTTTPPDTDSFAARLATTWLFNLRADVLAGLVVALALIPEAISFSIIAGVDPKVGLYASFSIAVITAIAGGRPAMISAATGAMALVIVSLVADHGLQYLFAATILAGALQVVLGLLGVGRLMRFIPRPVMTGFVNALAILIFMAQIEHFVGISTEVYVMVALGIAMIVGIPRLTTAIPSPLIAIAVLGFGGALLGVEVPTVGDMGELPTALPSFALPDVPFDLETLRIIAPYAITLAFVGLLESLLTAQLIDDITDTRSDKDRESRGQGIANVITGFFGGMGGCAMIGQSMINVKNGGRGRLSTLCAGVFLMTGILAAGDLIASIPMAALVAVMILVSVGTFDWSSIGIDHLRRAPRTESAVMVVTVAIVVASHNLALGVAGGVLLSAIFFARQVAHLADVTSVIDPSDGRTRIYHVTGELFFASTNELLHLFDYTEDIDRAIVDLTDAHIWDTSAVSALDAVVAKFEAHGIEPQIIGLNEGSAELHGRMSGSMTSAH is encoded by the coding sequence ATGATGACAACGACTCCACCGGACACCGACTCGTTCGCGGCGCGACTGGCCACCACGTGGCTGTTCAACCTCCGCGCCGACGTGCTGGCGGGTCTGGTCGTCGCACTGGCGCTCATTCCCGAGGCCATCTCGTTCTCGATCATTGCCGGGGTCGATCCGAAGGTCGGCCTCTACGCCTCGTTCTCGATCGCCGTCATCACCGCCATCGCCGGCGGCCGACCGGCCATGATCTCCGCTGCCACCGGCGCCATGGCGCTGGTGATCGTGTCGCTCGTTGCCGACCACGGGCTGCAGTACCTGTTCGCCGCCACGATCCTCGCCGGTGCACTGCAGGTGGTCCTGGGGCTCCTCGGCGTCGGTCGGCTCATGCGGTTCATCCCCCGACCGGTGATGACCGGCTTCGTCAATGCCCTCGCGATCCTCATCTTCATGGCGCAGATCGAACACTTCGTCGGCATCAGCACCGAGGTGTACGTGATGGTGGCTCTGGGGATCGCCATGATCGTCGGTATCCCCCGCCTCACCACCGCCATCCCCTCCCCGCTCATCGCCATCGCCGTGCTCGGCTTCGGCGGAGCGCTCCTCGGCGTCGAGGTACCGACGGTCGGCGACATGGGTGAACTCCCGACGGCACTCCCCTCATTCGCCCTTCCCGATGTCCCCTTCGACCTCGAGACCCTCCGGATCATCGCCCCCTACGCCATCACGTTGGCCTTCGTCGGGCTGCTCGAGTCGTTGCTCACGGCCCAGTTGATCGACGACATCACCGACACCCGATCCGACAAGGACCGAGAGTCGCGGGGTCAGGGCATCGCGAACGTCATCACCGGCTTCTTCGGCGGGATGGGCGGCTGCGCCATGATCGGCCAGTCGATGATCAACGTGAAGAACGGTGGGCGGGGCCGCCTCTCGACGCTGTGCGCTGGTGTGTTCCTGATGACCGGCATCCTCGCTGCGGGCGACCTCATCGCGTCGATCCCGATGGCAGCGCTGGTCGCCGTCATGATCCTGGTGTCGGTCGGCACGTTCGACTGGAGCAGCATCGGCATCGATCACCTGCGTCGAGCGCCGCGCACCGAGTCGGCGGTCATGGTCGTCACCGTGGCGATCGTCGTGGCCAGCCACAATCTCGCGCTCGGTGTGGCGGGCGGTGTGCTGCTGTCGGCCATCTTCTTCGCCCGACAGGTCGCCCATCTCGCCGATGTCACCAGCGTCATCGACCCCAGCGACGGCCGCACCCGCATCTACCACGTCACCGGCGAGCTGTTCTTCGCCTCGACCAACGAGTTGCTTCATCTCTTCGACTACACCGAGGACATCGATCGAGCGATCGTCGATCTGACCGATGCCCACATCTGGGACACCTCGGCCGTGTCGGCACTCGACGCCGTGGTCGCCAAGTTCGAAGCGCACGGGATCGAGCCCCAGATCATCGGACTCAACGAGGGCAGCGCCGAACTGCACGGTCGCATGTCCGGCTCGATGACCTCGGCCCACTGA